Part of the Deltaproteobacteria bacterium genome, TTTCCAAGATGATCGCCCCGGCGTGACGACGTATGAGTTTGCCGGTGCAGACAATCTCATGTGGGCATCAGACTTTCCCCATCGGGCTTCCACCTGGCCACGATCACGCGAAGTGATTACGCAGAACTTCGCCGGCATTCCTGCTGACGTCACTCGCAAGATCACCTACGATAACGTCCATCGCCTGTATGGGCTCTAACCCGCTGTTGTCCCGTTGCTACGGAGGTTCTTTCGCAAGGGAAGAGGATCAAAAGGGAGGGATCGTATGCGCGTTGCGTTTGATATCGGTGGGACCTTCACCGATGTGATCGTCCTTGGCGATGATGGCACGTTGACCACTGCCAAGGTGCTGTCACTGCTTGATCGTGCGGGCGAGGATATTGTCGCCTGTGTCCGGCAGGCGTCGCCGACCCCGCGAGTGGAAAACTTCGTGCATGGGACAACCATTGCCGCCAATGCGGTCATCGAGAACACACTAGCTGTGACAGGACTACTGACGACCGAAGGCTTTCGTGATGAACTGGAAATGCGCGGGCAGCGACGTCCCAATATTTACGATGCCGAGTGGGACCGCTTGTCGCCCTTAATTCCCAGGGAACTGCGCCTGGAAGTGAATGAACGCATCTTGGGGAACGGGGCAGTTGAACGTGCACCGAATCCCGAGCAAGTGGGTGAGGCCATTACGAATCTGCTTGCCCAAGGGGTGGATGCCATCGCGGTGTGTTTTATCAACTCCTACCTGAATCCAGCGCACGAGCAGCAGGTTGGTAAGCTGATTGCCGAGATTGCTCCACAGATGGTGGTGTGCCTTTCCTCTGACATTCATCCAGAAATTCGCGAGTACGAGCGGATGAGCACGACAGCGATTAACGCCGCGCTGATTCCGGTGGTGAATAGTTATCTCGACCGGCTGGAGCGGCATCTCTCTGGCTACAGTGATCGCGTGCTGATCATGCAGTCCAACGGCGGTATTATGACGGCAAAGAGCGCGCGTCGTCGACCTATTTATATGATCGAGTCGGGTCCAGCGGCTGGAGCGTTGGCCGCGGCACGACTCGCGGTAGAGGCCGGAGCGACTCAGGCGCTCTCTTTTGACATGGGTGGCACGACGGCGAAAGCATGTCTGATTGAAAACGGTACACCGTTGGAGAAACCCGGCGGTGAAATTGGTGGCGGCGCCACCGTGGCCACACGCCTCTTTGGTGGTGGTGGCCATGCGTTGCGTGCGCCTTCGCTGGATATCGTTGA contains:
- a CDS encoding hydantoinase/oxoprolinase family protein, yielding MRVAFDIGGTFTDVIVLGDDGTLTTAKVLSLLDRAGEDIVACVRQASPTPRVENFVHGTTIAANAVIENTLAVTGLLTTEGFRDELEMRGQRRPNIYDAEWDRLSPLIPRELRLEVNERILGNGAVERAPNPEQVGEAITNLLAQGVDAIAVCFINSYLNPAHEQQVGKLIAEIAPQMVVCLSSDIHPEIREYERMSTTAINAALIPVVNSYLDRLERHLSGYSDRVLIMQSNGGIMTAKSARRRPIYMIESGPAAGALAAARLAVEAGATQALSFDMGGTTAKACLIENGTPLEKPGGEIGGGATVATRLFGGGGHALRAPSLDIVEVGAGGGSIAWIDSGGALRVGPHSAGAEPGPVCYGRGGKEPTVTDANVVLGYMNPDSIADSTLRINREAAVTAITEKLAVPLESVF